A region from the Podarcis raffonei isolate rPodRaf1 chromosome 11, rPodRaf1.pri, whole genome shotgun sequence genome encodes:
- the AGXT2 gene encoding alanine--glyoxylate aminotransferase 2, mitochondrial isoform X1 yields the protein MVAARLQGPLLGQKPRLAWLWAGNRPGAAGGEVYRQQKLQNSCRLQSKMPPCGFLPEKYESYPYEQMLKIRKQNVSPSLLTYYKKPLLIHQGHMQWVFDLEGRRYLDLFAGIATVSVGHCHPKVTAAAQKQLGRLWHTSSLYAHAAIQEYGEKLASLLPAPLKVIFLTNSGSEANDLAMLMARIFTRNFDIIGLRGGYHGSSAYTMGLSSIGCYKHGVANGLGCQKTMLPDVFRGPWGGSHCRDSPVQTIRKCTCSAGTCHAKDQYIEQLKDTLTTCVPKAIAGFIAEPIQGVNGTVQYPKGFLKEAFQLVREKGGVCIADEVQTGFGRTGSHFWGFEGHDVVPDIVTMAKGIGNGFPMAAVVSTAEIAEALAQSLHFNTFGGNPVACAVGSAVLDAIAEDGLQKNSEEVGTRLLLKLAKLRDEFEIVGDVRGKGLMIGIEMVKNKETRQPLPVEEINQIMEDCKDMGLLIGRGGMFFQTFRIKPPLCITKEDADFALGVFHAALTRHRERTAKAK from the exons atggttGCGGCTCGGCTCCAAGGGCCGCTCCTGGGCCAGAAGCCCCGTCTGGCCTGGCTTTGGGCGGGAAACAGGCCCGGCGCGGCGGGGGGAG aGGTATACAGGCAACAGAAGCTGCAAAACTCTTGCCGCCTGCAATCAAAAATGCCTCCTTGTGGCTTTTTACCTGAAAAATATGAG TCCTATCCCTATGAGCAGATGCTGAAGATCCGCAAGCAGAATGTGTCCCCTTCCTTGCTCACTTACTACAAGAAGCCACTGCTTATCCATCAGGGGCATATGCAGTGGGTGTTCGACTTGGAAGGACGTCGGTACCTTGATCTCTTTGCTGGAATTGCCACTGTTAGTGTTGGTCACTGCCACCC AAAGGTAACAGCAGCTGCCCAGAAACAGCTTGGTCGCTTGTGGCACACAAGCAGCCTCTATGCGCATGCAGCAATCCAGGAATATGGAGAGAAATTGGCCTCATTGCTTCCAGCTCCCTTAAAG GTGATTTTCCTAACCAACAGTGGTTCGGAAGCCAATGACCTCGCCATGTTAATGGCAAGGATTTTTACACGCAACTTTGATATCATTGGATTGAG AGGAGGCTACCACGGGAGCAGCGCTTACACAATGGGCTTGTCATCTATTGGATGTTACAAACACGGAGTTGCCAATGGGCTTGGCTGCCAAAAG ACAATGCTGCCTGACGTTTTTCGTGGTCCCTGGGGGGGAAGCCATTGTCGAGATTCTCCGGTGCAAACCATTCGAAAATGCACCTGTTCTGCAG GCACTTGCCATGCAAAAGACCAGTATATTGAGCAGCTCAAAGACACTCTCACGACTTGTGTTCCAAAGGCCATAGCTGGATTTATTGCTGAGCCAATTCAA GGTGTCAACGGAACAGTTCAGTACCCCAAGGGATTCCTGAAAGAGGCTTTTCAGCTAGTGCGTGAAAAAGGTGGTGTGTGCATCGCAGATGAA GTTCAGACGGGGTTTGGTCGAACAGGCAGCCATTTCTGGGGATTTGAAGGACACGATGTGGTTCCTGACATTGTCACCATGGCAAAGGGAATTGGCAACGGGTTTCCAATGGCAGCCGTTGTCAGTACAGCAG AGATTGCAGAAGCCTTGGCTCAAAGTCTACATTTCAACACATTTGGAGGAAATCCTGTGGCCTGTGCAGTTGGGTCTGCAGTTCTGGAT GCAATAGCAGAAGACGGCTTGCAGAAAAACAGCGAGGAGGTGGGGACTCGCCTCCTGTTAAAGCTGGCTAAGCTGCGCGATGAGTTTGAAATAGTTGGAGATGTCCGTGGCAAAGGACTTATGATTGGAATAGAGATGGTCAAGAATAAG GAGACTCGTCAGCCGCTTCCAGTTGAAGAGATAAACCAAATCATGGAAGATTGCAAAGATATGGGATTGCTGATTGGGCGGGGAGGAATGTTTTTCCAG ACGTTTAGAATCAAACCTCCGCTGTGCATCACTAAGGAAGACGCAGACTTCGCCCTGGGAGTTTTCCATGCCGCTTTAACAAGACACAGGGAAAGAACAGCAAAGGCAAAATAA
- the AGXT2 gene encoding alanine--glyoxylate aminotransferase 2, mitochondrial isoform X2, with translation MPPCGFLPEKYESYPYEQMLKIRKQNVSPSLLTYYKKPLLIHQGHMQWVFDLEGRRYLDLFAGIATVSVGHCHPKVTAAAQKQLGRLWHTSSLYAHAAIQEYGEKLASLLPAPLKVIFLTNSGSEANDLAMLMARIFTRNFDIIGLRGGYHGSSAYTMGLSSIGCYKHGVANGLGCQKTMLPDVFRGPWGGSHCRDSPVQTIRKCTCSAGTCHAKDQYIEQLKDTLTTCVPKAIAGFIAEPIQGVNGTVQYPKGFLKEAFQLVREKGGVCIADEVQTGFGRTGSHFWGFEGHDVVPDIVTMAKGIGNGFPMAAVVSTAEIAEALAQSLHFNTFGGNPVACAVGSAVLDAIAEDGLQKNSEEVGTRLLLKLAKLRDEFEIVGDVRGKGLMIGIEMVKNKETRQPLPVEEINQIMEDCKDMGLLIGRGGMFFQTFRIKPPLCITKEDADFALGVFHAALTRHRERTAKAK, from the exons ATGCCTCCTTGTGGCTTTTTACCTGAAAAATATGAG TCCTATCCCTATGAGCAGATGCTGAAGATCCGCAAGCAGAATGTGTCCCCTTCCTTGCTCACTTACTACAAGAAGCCACTGCTTATCCATCAGGGGCATATGCAGTGGGTGTTCGACTTGGAAGGACGTCGGTACCTTGATCTCTTTGCTGGAATTGCCACTGTTAGTGTTGGTCACTGCCACCC AAAGGTAACAGCAGCTGCCCAGAAACAGCTTGGTCGCTTGTGGCACACAAGCAGCCTCTATGCGCATGCAGCAATCCAGGAATATGGAGAGAAATTGGCCTCATTGCTTCCAGCTCCCTTAAAG GTGATTTTCCTAACCAACAGTGGTTCGGAAGCCAATGACCTCGCCATGTTAATGGCAAGGATTTTTACACGCAACTTTGATATCATTGGATTGAG AGGAGGCTACCACGGGAGCAGCGCTTACACAATGGGCTTGTCATCTATTGGATGTTACAAACACGGAGTTGCCAATGGGCTTGGCTGCCAAAAG ACAATGCTGCCTGACGTTTTTCGTGGTCCCTGGGGGGGAAGCCATTGTCGAGATTCTCCGGTGCAAACCATTCGAAAATGCACCTGTTCTGCAG GCACTTGCCATGCAAAAGACCAGTATATTGAGCAGCTCAAAGACACTCTCACGACTTGTGTTCCAAAGGCCATAGCTGGATTTATTGCTGAGCCAATTCAA GGTGTCAACGGAACAGTTCAGTACCCCAAGGGATTCCTGAAAGAGGCTTTTCAGCTAGTGCGTGAAAAAGGTGGTGTGTGCATCGCAGATGAA GTTCAGACGGGGTTTGGTCGAACAGGCAGCCATTTCTGGGGATTTGAAGGACACGATGTGGTTCCTGACATTGTCACCATGGCAAAGGGAATTGGCAACGGGTTTCCAATGGCAGCCGTTGTCAGTACAGCAG AGATTGCAGAAGCCTTGGCTCAAAGTCTACATTTCAACACATTTGGAGGAAATCCTGTGGCCTGTGCAGTTGGGTCTGCAGTTCTGGAT GCAATAGCAGAAGACGGCTTGCAGAAAAACAGCGAGGAGGTGGGGACTCGCCTCCTGTTAAAGCTGGCTAAGCTGCGCGATGAGTTTGAAATAGTTGGAGATGTCCGTGGCAAAGGACTTATGATTGGAATAGAGATGGTCAAGAATAAG GAGACTCGTCAGCCGCTTCCAGTTGAAGAGATAAACCAAATCATGGAAGATTGCAAAGATATGGGATTGCTGATTGGGCGGGGAGGAATGTTTTTCCAG ACGTTTAGAATCAAACCTCCGCTGTGCATCACTAAGGAAGACGCAGACTTCGCCCTGGGAGTTTTCCATGCCGCTTTAACAAGACACAGGGAAAGAACAGCAAAGGCAAAATAA